A part of Daphnia pulex isolate KAP4 chromosome 6, ASM2113471v1 genomic DNA contains:
- the LOC124195468 gene encoding hatching enzyme 1.2-like, translated as MFFSNHFIFRSFIHEKMQMKSTVILTILWCCWMIQDISGNPVQSSAMRQSSTYGPPLTEAELNCIPTYSKAATNQAFSEGNDVVPIPFFDNKNAYLDHKWPNVTNIPYVIDSTFDASGRCAIGNGMKAYHKNTCIRFVPRTNEVDYVQINRLNITAWSCYTLGLGYYKGYGAHSVNLSPACYASQTGTVMHELMHRVGFHHEHTRPDRDNYINIIWSNIDPSLQSQYYAANDSSLILSYDYGSVMHYGLSNSMTTKKNVKRALIGQRYGFSKLDIMKLNRMYCKL; from the exons ATGTTCTTCTCTAATCATTTTATCTTTAGATCTTTCATACACGagaaaatgcaaatgaaatcGACTGTAATTCTGACCATCCTGTGGTGTTGCTGGATGATCCAAGACATCTCAGGAAATCCCGTTCAATCATCAGCTATGAGACAATCGTCAACATACGGCCCTCCGTTAACTGAAGCTGAACTCAATTGCATACCAACGTACAGTAAAGCAG CAACCAATCAGGCTTTTTCCGAGGGAAACGATGTCGTacctattcctttttttgataataaaaatgcCTATTTGGATCATAAATGGCCTAATGTTACTAATATCCCGTATGTCATCGACTCTACTTTTG atgcAAGCGGACGTTGCGCTATTGGTAATGGCATGAAAGCATATCACAAGAATACTTGCATTCGTTTTGTGCCCCGAACGAATGAAGTTGACTACGTTCAGATCAATAGATTGAATATCACAGC TTGGAGTTGTTATACACTTGGACTTGGTTACTATAAAGGCTATGGAGCCCACTCTGTCAACTTGTCTCCTGCCTGTTACGCTTCGCAAACCGGTACAGTAATGCATGAACTGATGCATCGTGTCGGCTTTCATCACGAACATACTCGCCCTGATCGCGACAATTATATTAACATCATTTGGTCCAATATTGATCCTA GTTTGCAGTCACAGTATTATGCTGCAAATGATTCAAGTCTTATCCTGAGTTACGACTATG GTTCCGTGATGCACTACGGATTGTCAAATTCAatgacaaccaaaaaaaatgttaaacgTGCCCTAATAGGACAGCGATACGGATTTAGTAAG CTGGATATAATGAAGCTAAACCGAATGTACTGCAAACTTTAG